The proteins below come from a single Acidovorax sp. NCPPB 4044 genomic window:
- a CDS encoding LysR family transcriptional regulator, producing MDMTRLRALRELARCGTMAAAAEALALTPSAVSQQIAQLEAEAGLALTERQGRGVRLTPGGEALVRHAERLMAVLDEAKSELALLRREIAGELRVAAFPSIASALLPGTIQALRAAYPRLRLAVEEMEPDDGLVALGAWRADIALIDHLALRMDRRQGGFGFVPLAQDSLHVLLPDTHPLAGRPWLGVADLRHESWAMDAASSSFGEFVRQRCLEAGFEPRMDVRASGFEVVSAMVAAGCAVTVVPGLRLLRPLAGTRAVPLRPDGGREISVAYRRGERAHPAVTVFIDEIVRAAARLCPRPAREA from the coding sequence ATGGACATGACCCGCCTGCGCGCGCTGCGCGAACTGGCCCGCTGCGGCACGATGGCGGCCGCCGCCGAGGCCCTGGCGCTGACGCCTTCGGCCGTCTCGCAGCAGATCGCGCAACTCGAAGCGGAGGCGGGGCTCGCCCTCACCGAGCGCCAGGGCCGCGGCGTGCGCCTCACACCGGGGGGCGAGGCGCTGGTGCGGCACGCGGAGCGCCTCATGGCGGTGCTGGACGAGGCGAAGTCCGAACTGGCGCTGCTGCGCAGGGAGATCGCAGGCGAGCTGCGCGTGGCGGCCTTCCCGTCCATCGCCTCGGCCCTGCTGCCCGGGACCATCCAGGCGTTGCGGGCCGCCTACCCGCGCCTGCGCCTCGCCGTGGAGGAAATGGAGCCCGACGACGGCCTGGTGGCCCTCGGCGCCTGGCGTGCCGACATCGCGCTCATCGACCACCTGGCGCTGCGCATGGACCGGCGGCAGGGCGGCTTCGGCTTCGTGCCGCTGGCGCAGGATTCGCTGCACGTGCTGCTGCCCGACACGCACCCGCTCGCGGGCCGCCCCTGGCTCGGCGTGGCCGACCTGCGGCATGAATCCTGGGCCATGGATGCGGCGTCGAGCAGCTTCGGCGAGTTCGTGCGCCAGCGGTGCCTGGAGGCCGGCTTCGAGCCGCGCATGGATGTGCGCGCCTCGGGGTTCGAAGTGGTCTCCGCCATGGTCGCGGCGGGCTGCGCCGTGACGGTGGTGCCCGGCCTGCGCCTGCTGCGGCCGCTGGCGGGCACCCGGGCCGTGCCGCTGCGCCCCGACGGAGGGCGGGAGATCTCGGTGGCCTACCGGCGTGGAGAGCGCGCCCACCCGGCCGTCACGGTGTTCATCGACGAGATCGTGCGCGCCGCGGCCCGGCTGTGCCCGCGGCCGGCGCGCGAGGCCTGA
- a CDS encoding L-serine ammonia-lyase: protein MAISVFDLFKIGIGPSSSHTVGPMRAARMFTHALEHQGLLAETGRVVAELYGSLGATGKGHGSDTAVLLGLCGHEPDTVDVDHVGGYVESIRAHGSLPLAGRHAIAFDEKRDLRFYALKTLPFHANGLRFAAHAPSGALLHEATYYSVGGGFVVSEAVAADGARQKVIAPDPSVLPLPFEDAGGLLRLTATHGLDIAGVMRTNERHWRSDADIDAGLLAIWHAMQACVERGCRTEGLLPGGFKVKRRAAALARRLGAFEPQPADPLRVLDWVNLWALAVNEENAAGGRVVTAPTNGAAGIVPAVLHYYMHTAGQASDRGAIDFLLTAGAIGILYKKNASISGAEVGCQGEVGVACSMAAGALCAALGGTPAQAENAAEIGMEHHLGLTCDPVGGLVQIPCIERNAIASVKAINAARMALYGDGTHFVSLDQVIKTMRETGADMLTKYKETARGGLAVNIVEC, encoded by the coding sequence ATGGCCATCAGCGTTTTCGACCTCTTCAAGATCGGCATCGGCCCGTCCAGCTCGCACACCGTGGGGCCGATGCGGGCCGCGCGCATGTTCACGCACGCCCTCGAACACCAGGGCCTGCTGGCGGAAACCGGCCGCGTGGTGGCGGAGCTGTACGGCTCCCTGGGCGCCACCGGCAAGGGCCACGGCAGCGACACCGCCGTGCTGCTGGGCCTGTGCGGCCATGAGCCCGACACCGTGGACGTGGACCACGTGGGCGGCTACGTCGAGAGCATCCGCGCGCACGGGTCGCTGCCCCTCGCGGGCCGCCACGCCATTGCCTTCGACGAAAAGCGCGACCTGCGCTTCTATGCGCTCAAGACCCTGCCCTTCCATGCCAACGGCCTGCGCTTCGCCGCGCACGCGCCCTCGGGTGCGCTGCTGCACGAGGCCACCTACTACTCGGTGGGCGGCGGCTTCGTGGTAAGCGAGGCCGTGGCCGCGGACGGCGCGCGCCAGAAGGTGATCGCGCCCGATCCATCGGTGCTGCCGCTGCCGTTCGAAGACGCCGGCGGGCTGCTGCGGCTCACCGCCACGCACGGTCTCGACATCGCGGGCGTGATGCGCACCAACGAGCGCCACTGGCGCAGCGATGCCGACATCGACGCCGGCCTGCTGGCCATCTGGCACGCCATGCAGGCCTGCGTGGAGCGCGGCTGCCGCACCGAGGGGCTGCTGCCCGGCGGGTTCAAGGTGAAGCGGCGGGCCGCGGCCCTGGCGCGCCGCCTGGGCGCCTTCGAGCCGCAGCCGGCCGATCCGCTGCGCGTGCTCGACTGGGTGAACCTGTGGGCCCTGGCCGTCAACGAGGAGAACGCGGCCGGCGGCCGGGTGGTCACCGCGCCCACGAACGGCGCGGCCGGCATCGTGCCCGCCGTGCTGCACTACTACATGCACACCGCCGGGCAGGCGAGCGACCGCGGGGCGATCGACTTCCTGCTCACGGCCGGCGCCATCGGCATCCTCTACAAGAAGAACGCCTCGATCAGCGGGGCCGAGGTGGGCTGCCAGGGCGAAGTGGGCGTGGCCTGCTCCATGGCCGCGGGCGCGCTCTGCGCGGCCCTGGGCGGCACGCCGGCACAGGCGGAGAACGCGGCGGAAATCGGCATGGAGCACCACCTGGGGCTCACCTGCGATCCGGTCGGCGGGCTGGTGCAGATCCCCTGCATCGAGCGCAATGCCATCGCCTCGGTGAAGGCCATCAACGCCGCACGCATGGCCCTCTATGGGGACGGCACGCATTTCGTGAGCCTCGACCAGGTCATCAAGACCATGCGCGAGACCGGCGCGGACATGCTCACCAAGTACAAGGAGACCGCGCGCGGCGGCCTCGCGGTGAACATCGTGGAGTGCTGA
- a CDS encoding ABC transporter substrate-binding protein, producing MKILKTMATAAVALCAAFSAQARPIDAIQKDGKIIIATEGQFAPFNYFNGTQLTGFEVEVANLVAKKMNLKVEWKTLGFDALLTGLAQDRWDLAIASHGVTEERSKAVTFATPHYCSGGMVIAMDPAIRTGKDLAGKVVAVQTGTSYLENVKKVSGVKDVKNFPTDVDARSALTSKRVDAWVTDKFVAKEVAAKNPKAGLKLGDMLFIEKIAPAVAKGNTGLADAWNKAFGEILADGSYAAVSKKYFNEDVRCAP from the coding sequence ATGAAGATTCTCAAGACGATGGCCACCGCCGCCGTGGCGCTGTGCGCGGCATTCTCGGCACAGGCGCGACCGATCGACGCCATCCAGAAGGACGGCAAGATCATCATCGCCACCGAGGGCCAGTTCGCTCCCTTCAACTACTTCAACGGCACGCAACTCACGGGCTTCGAAGTCGAGGTCGCCAACCTGGTGGCCAAGAAGATGAACCTGAAGGTGGAATGGAAGACCCTGGGCTTCGACGCCCTGCTGACCGGCCTGGCGCAGGACCGCTGGGATCTGGCCATCGCCTCGCACGGGGTGACCGAAGAGCGCTCCAAGGCCGTGACCTTCGCCACGCCGCACTACTGCTCCGGCGGCATGGTCATCGCCATGGACCCGGCCATCCGCACGGGCAAGGACCTCGCCGGCAAGGTGGTCGCCGTGCAGACCGGCACGAGCTACCTCGAGAACGTGAAGAAGGTCTCCGGCGTCAAGGACGTGAAGAACTTCCCCACCGACGTGGACGCCCGCAGCGCCCTCACCTCCAAGCGCGTGGACGCCTGGGTGACCGACAAGTTCGTGGCCAAGGAAGTCGCGGCCAAGAACCCCAAGGCGGGCCTGAAGCTCGGCGACATGCTCTTCATCGAGAAGATCGCCCCGGCCGTGGCCAAGGGCAACACGGGCCTGGCCGATGCCTGGAACAAGGCCTTCGGCGAGATCCTGGCCGACGGCAGCTATGCCGCCGTTTCCAAGAAGTACTTCAACGAAGACGTCCGCTGCGCCCCCTGA
- a CDS encoding amino acid ABC transporter permease, whose amino-acid sequence MFTALWPRHWSRQQRSNATLVSALVLMVLALALLGHALSFLPDPIGPNAQAFAEGARTTLWLTLVSGLCGLALGTGAALARTARWTPLRWTARCYIWVIRGTPLLVQILFVYFALPVLVPGLNLPDFAAAVVALGLNVGAYNAEAIRAGLLAVPRGQTEAARALGLSRTYVFFDVVFPQAFKISLPPLVSNFVALLKDSSLAYAIGVVELTNVGNRIQSATFQPIATLSTVAVTYLLLTTLVTQVSNAIEHRFDVEGRAQ is encoded by the coding sequence ATGTTCACCGCTCTCTGGCCCCGCCACTGGAGCCGCCAGCAACGCAGCAATGCCACGCTGGTCTCTGCCCTGGTGCTGATGGTGCTGGCACTGGCCCTGCTCGGCCATGCCCTCTCCTTCCTCCCCGACCCCATCGGCCCGAATGCCCAGGCCTTCGCCGAAGGTGCGCGCACCACGCTCTGGCTCACGCTCGTGAGCGGGCTGTGCGGCCTGGCCCTCGGCACCGGTGCGGCCCTGGCCCGCACCGCGCGCTGGACGCCGCTGCGCTGGACGGCCCGCTGCTACATCTGGGTCATCCGCGGCACGCCGCTGCTGGTGCAGATCCTGTTCGTCTATTTCGCGCTGCCGGTGCTCGTGCCGGGCCTGAACCTGCCCGACTTCGCCGCTGCCGTGGTGGCGCTGGGCCTGAACGTCGGCGCCTACAACGCCGAAGCCATCCGGGCGGGCCTGCTGGCCGTGCCGCGTGGTCAGACCGAGGCCGCGCGCGCCCTGGGCCTGTCGCGCACCTACGTGTTCTTCGACGTGGTGTTCCCGCAGGCCTTCAAGATCTCGCTGCCGCCGCTCGTGAGCAACTTCGTGGCACTGCTCAAGGATTCCTCGCTGGCCTACGCGATCGGCGTGGTGGAGCTGACCAATGTGGGCAACCGCATCCAGTCGGCCACCTTCCAGCCCATCGCCACGCTCTCCACCGTGGCCGTCACCTACCTGCTGCTCACCACGCTGGTGACGCAGGTGTCCAACGCCATCGAGCACCGTTTCGACGTCGAAGGGCGAGCCCAATGA
- a CDS encoding amino acid ABC transporter ATP-binding protein, with amino-acid sequence MTPAPPTPYIVAENVCKAFGTHQVLKNVSTVFNTGEVTVIIGASGSGKSTLLRAINRLEPHDSGRIAIGGTEVTDDPRTLQLQRSEVGMVFQQFNLFGHMSVLDNVTLAPRRIRRTPRAEANTQALRLLQRVGLKDHAHKYPWQLSGGQQQRVAIARALAMQPKVMLFDEPTSALDPEMVQEVLDVMRELARGGMTMIVVTHEMGFAREVADRVMFFDQGCIVHDAPPAEFFGNPANDRIRAFIGRMTA; translated from the coding sequence ATGACCCCCGCGCCCCCGACGCCCTACATCGTGGCGGAGAACGTCTGCAAGGCGTTCGGCACCCACCAGGTGCTCAAGAACGTCTCCACCGTGTTCAACACCGGCGAAGTCACCGTGATCATCGGCGCCTCCGGCTCGGGCAAATCGACGCTGCTGCGCGCGATCAACCGGCTGGAGCCGCACGACAGCGGCCGCATCGCCATCGGTGGCACCGAGGTCACCGACGACCCGCGCACCCTGCAGCTGCAGCGCAGCGAGGTCGGCATGGTGTTCCAGCAGTTCAACCTGTTCGGCCACATGAGCGTGCTCGACAACGTGACGCTGGCGCCGCGCCGCATCCGCCGCACGCCGCGCGCCGAAGCCAACACGCAGGCCCTCAGGCTGCTGCAGCGCGTGGGCCTGAAGGACCATGCGCACAAGTACCCCTGGCAGCTCTCGGGCGGGCAGCAGCAGCGCGTGGCCATCGCACGCGCGCTGGCCATGCAGCCCAAGGTCATGCTGTTCGACGAACCCACTTCGGCGCTCGATCCCGAGATGGTCCAGGAGGTGCTGGACGTGATGCGCGAACTCGCGCGCGGCGGCATGACCATGATCGTCGTCACCCACGAGATGGGCTTCGCCCGCGAGGTGGCCGATCGCGTGATGTTCTTCGACCAGGGCTGCATCGTGCACGATGCTCCGCCTGCCGAATTCTTCGGCAACCCGGCCAACGACCGCATCCGCGCTTTCATCGGGCGCATGACCGCTTGA
- a CDS encoding DMT family transporter, translating into MSTAAPSSQRLGLVALLVVTLVWGTTFPSMKLLASSGLDALQLIWARFAIALTVLAPFWWSMRRAERRWGLVLGLLLFFAFWLQIEGLARTSSNRNAFVTGLNVLVVPLLAMAVLSRRYGWRLWAACVLALAGMALMFHEDEPWNLGDTLTLASTLFYAIYILALEECARRTAAQPLRATRMAAAQAAAMLVASTALLGMRHGGVASTLDALSALPMPSAAALAYLGVVASVVVVTLQAWGQQRVDAMRSAIVFGLEPVFAALTAWWLIGERLGVLGIAGAALIVAALVFSQWQPGPAPASTVE; encoded by the coding sequence ATGTCCACCGCAGCCCCTTCCTCCCAGCGCCTGGGCCTGGTCGCCCTCCTCGTCGTGACCCTCGTGTGGGGCACGACCTTTCCGTCCATGAAGCTGCTGGCCTCGTCCGGCCTCGACGCGCTGCAGCTCATCTGGGCGCGCTTCGCGATCGCACTCACCGTGCTGGCGCCGTTCTGGTGGAGCATGCGCCGCGCCGAGCGCCGCTGGGGGCTGGTGCTGGGCCTGCTGCTGTTCTTCGCCTTCTGGCTGCAGATCGAGGGGCTGGCGCGCACCAGCAGCAACCGCAACGCCTTCGTCACCGGGCTCAACGTGCTGGTGGTTCCGCTGCTGGCGATGGCCGTGCTGTCGCGGCGGTATGGCTGGCGGCTCTGGGCGGCCTGCGTGCTGGCCCTGGCCGGCATGGCGCTGATGTTCCACGAGGACGAGCCCTGGAACCTGGGCGATACGCTCACGCTGGCCAGCACGCTTTTCTACGCGATCTACATCCTGGCGCTGGAAGAATGCGCGCGGCGCACGGCCGCCCAGCCATTGCGCGCCACACGCATGGCCGCCGCACAGGCCGCCGCGATGCTGGTGGCCTCGACCGCGCTGCTCGGCATGCGCCATGGCGGCGTGGCCTCCACGCTGGACGCCCTGTCCGCGCTGCCCATGCCCTCGGCGGCCGCGCTGGCCTATCTGGGCGTGGTCGCCAGCGTGGTGGTGGTGACCCTGCAGGCCTGGGGCCAGCAGCGCGTGGACGCGATGCGCAGCGCCATCGTGTTCGGGCTTGAGCCGGTGTTCGCCGCCCTCACCGCCTGGTGGCTGATCGGCGAACGCCTGGGCGTGCTGGGCATCGCGGGGGCGGCGCTCATCGTGGCGGCGCTGGTGTTCAGCCAGTGGCAGCCGGGCCCTGCACCGGCAAGCACGGTGGAATGA
- the mrdA gene encoding penicillin-binding protein 2, translating to MTELRNTEADLSRFRTRVIVVGLVVLLAMCLIVARLLVLQVVRHEDLADQAESNRTAVVPIVPNRGLIQDRNGVVLATNYSAYTLEITPSKVGSLEETIDELSKVVEIHARDRRRFKRLMDESRSFESLPIRTRLTDQEVARFTAQRYRFPGVDIKARLFRNYPLGDIGSHAIGYIGRINQREKERIEDSEDAANYRGTDHIGKLGIEQSQENTLHGLTGVERMETSAGGHAVRRLASHPATPGNTVMLSIDIKLQKLIEDMFGERRGALVAIDPRNGEILALVSKPTFDPNLFVEGIDSENWQALNESIDKPLLNRALRGTYPPGSTYKPFMALGALQLNKRSPTQVYNDPGFYTYGGHTFRSHEGGLGGVDMHRAIQFSSNTYFYSLAVDMGVDAIHDFMKPLGFGQPTGIDINGEVRGVLPSTEWKRNTYKRPETRRWYSGETVSLGIGQGYNNFTMLQLAVAEATLANGGTRYTPHLVKAVRDTVTGQITQIEQPPGVGLGFSRKNVDLVRNALVAVNKGGTGTRVFAGAPYTSAGKTGTAQAVSLGQNVKYNARALEEHQRDHSLFAAFAPAEEPRIALAVIVENAGFGAAHAAPIARRVFDYWLLGQYPNAQDMDAVRKGQAAAPIGTPLRAEDVQVVEP from the coding sequence ATGACCGAGTTGCGCAATACCGAAGCCGATCTCTCGCGTTTCCGCACGCGCGTGATCGTCGTGGGGCTCGTGGTGCTGCTCGCCATGTGCCTCATCGTGGCGCGCCTGCTCGTGCTGCAGGTGGTGCGGCACGAAGACCTCGCCGACCAGGCCGAGAGCAACCGCACGGCCGTGGTGCCCATCGTTCCCAACCGCGGTCTCATCCAGGACCGCAACGGCGTGGTGCTGGCCACCAACTATTCGGCCTACACGCTGGAGATCACGCCCTCCAAGGTCGGGTCGCTCGAAGAGACGATCGACGAGCTGTCCAAGGTCGTGGAGATCCACGCGCGCGACCGGCGGCGCTTCAAGCGGCTGATGGACGAGTCGCGGAGCTTCGAGTCCCTGCCCATCCGCACGCGCCTCACGGACCAGGAGGTGGCGCGCTTCACCGCGCAACGCTACCGCTTCCCGGGCGTGGACATCAAGGCGCGGCTGTTTCGCAACTACCCGCTGGGCGACATCGGAAGCCATGCCATCGGCTACATCGGCCGGATCAACCAGCGCGAGAAGGAGCGGATCGAGGATTCCGAGGATGCCGCCAACTACCGCGGCACCGACCATATCGGCAAGCTCGGCATCGAGCAGAGCCAGGAGAACACGCTGCACGGCCTGACCGGCGTGGAGCGCATGGAAACCTCGGCCGGCGGCCATGCGGTGCGGCGCCTCGCGAGCCATCCCGCCACGCCGGGCAACACGGTGATGCTGTCGATCGACATCAAGCTGCAGAAGCTCATCGAGGACATGTTCGGCGAGCGCCGCGGCGCACTGGTGGCGATCGATCCGCGCAATGGCGAGATCCTCGCGCTGGTCTCCAAACCCACCTTCGACCCGAACCTGTTCGTGGAGGGCATCGATTCGGAAAACTGGCAGGCGCTCAATGAGTCGATCGACAAGCCGCTGCTGAACCGTGCGCTGCGCGGCACCTATCCGCCGGGATCGACCTACAAGCCCTTCATGGCGCTGGGCGCGCTGCAATTGAACAAGCGCTCGCCCACGCAGGTCTACAACGACCCGGGCTTCTACACCTATGGCGGCCACACCTTCCGCAGCCACGAGGGCGGCCTGGGCGGCGTGGACATGCACCGCGCCATCCAGTTCTCCAGCAACACGTATTTCTATTCGCTGGCGGTGGACATGGGCGTGGATGCCATCCACGATTTCATGAAGCCCCTGGGGTTCGGGCAGCCCACGGGCATCGACATCAACGGCGAAGTGCGCGGCGTGCTGCCCAGCACCGAATGGAAGCGCAACACCTACAAGCGGCCAGAGACGCGCCGCTGGTACTCGGGCGAGACGGTGTCCCTGGGCATCGGGCAGGGCTACAACAATTTCACGATGCTGCAGCTGGCCGTGGCGGAGGCCACGCTCGCCAACGGCGGCACGCGCTACACGCCGCACCTCGTGAAGGCCGTGCGGGACACGGTGACGGGGCAGATCACGCAGATCGAGCAGCCGCCGGGCGTGGGCCTCGGCTTCTCGCGCAAGAACGTGGACCTGGTGCGCAATGCGCTGGTGGCCGTGAACAAGGGCGGCACGGGCACGCGCGTCTTCGCGGGTGCGCCCTACACCTCGGCGGGCAAGACGGGTACGGCCCAGGCCGTGTCGCTGGGCCAGAACGTCAAGTACAACGCCCGTGCGCTGGAAGAGCACCAGCGCGACCACTCGCTCTTCGCGGCCTTCGCTCCGGCCGAGGAGCCCCGCATCGCATTGGCCGTGATCGTCGAGAACGCGGGCTTCGGCGCCGCGCATGCCGCGCCCATCGCCCGGCGCGTGTTCGACTACTGGCTGCTCGGCCAGTACCCCAACGCGCAGGACATGGACGCGGTGCGCAAGGGCCAGGCCGCTGCGCCCATCGGCACGCCCCTGCGCGCCGAGGATGTGCAGGTCGTGGAGCCTTGA
- the mreD gene encoding rod shape-determining protein MreD — MIMPRGEQLLLPVRPAFIALSLLLALAFNMLPLGRVVWTPDLVMVLLVFWGVHQPQRVGMGVAFGMGLCMDVYQTALLGQHALAYCAMMYGAIYLHRRLLWFSPFSQALQVLPLFVVAHVIELLVRMVSGGILPRLDGLIAPALEALLWPLASWVLLAPQRRPPDRDENRPL; from the coding sequence ATGATCATGCCCCGTGGCGAGCAGCTGCTGCTGCCCGTGCGCCCCGCCTTCATCGCCCTCAGCCTGCTGCTGGCGCTGGCGTTCAACATGCTGCCGCTCGGCCGCGTGGTGTGGACGCCCGATCTCGTCATGGTGCTGCTGGTGTTCTGGGGCGTCCACCAGCCGCAGCGCGTCGGCATGGGCGTGGCCTTCGGCATGGGCCTGTGCATGGACGTCTACCAGACGGCGCTGCTGGGCCAGCATGCGCTGGCCTACTGCGCCATGATGTACGGCGCCATCTATCTGCACCGGCGCCTCCTGTGGTTCAGCCCGTTCTCGCAGGCGCTGCAGGTGCTGCCGCTGTTCGTGGTGGCGCACGTGATCGAACTGCTCGTGCGCATGGTGTCCGGCGGCATTCTGCCCCGGCTCGACGGGCTGATCGCTCCGGCGCTCGAGGCGCTGCTGTGGCCGCTGGCCAGCTGGGTGCTGCTGGCGCCGCAGCGCCGCCCGCCCGACCGCGACGAGAACCGGCCGCTCTGA
- the mreC gene encoding rod shape-determining protein MreC, producing MPLGTLERSAPSFLKQGPSPRARLALCSALALFLMVADARFQVTEPLRKAIAVALYPVQWVMLQPVEFVGGGLAYLRTQESAHAEVDAARRSMVEMAQRANQGDQLLQENERLRKLLQLRDRLQTPAKAAQVIYDAADPYTRRVMIDQGQVAGIALGSPVMDESGMLGQVTRVHPFLSEVTLLIDRDQAIPIMNVRTGARGVAYGDPVIAHGGGMELRFMPSNADVQEGDLLTTSGVDGLYPPGLPVARVVRVERRADSAFARIYCAPLAQAQGARHVMVLQPLDPGLPERPPAEAAPTRKGSRR from the coding sequence ATGCCCCTCGGTACCCTCGAACGGTCCGCGCCGTCTTTCCTGAAGCAAGGCCCGTCGCCGCGGGCCCGGCTGGCCCTGTGCAGCGCGCTGGCGTTGTTCCTGATGGTGGCGGATGCCCGCTTCCAGGTGACCGAGCCCCTGCGCAAGGCCATCGCCGTGGCGCTCTACCCCGTGCAATGGGTCATGTTGCAGCCAGTGGAGTTCGTGGGCGGCGGCCTCGCCTATCTGCGCACGCAGGAGTCTGCCCATGCCGAGGTGGACGCCGCGCGGCGCAGCATGGTGGAGATGGCGCAGCGTGCCAACCAGGGCGACCAGCTGCTCCAGGAGAACGAGCGGCTGCGCAAGCTGCTGCAGTTGCGTGACCGGCTGCAGACCCCCGCCAAGGCGGCGCAGGTGATCTACGACGCGGCCGATCCCTACACCCGCCGCGTGATGATCGACCAGGGCCAGGTGGCCGGCATCGCGCTGGGTTCGCCCGTCATGGACGAATCCGGCATGCTCGGGCAGGTCACCCGGGTGCATCCCTTCCTGAGCGAGGTCACCCTGCTCATCGACCGCGACCAGGCGATCCCCATCATGAATGTGCGCACGGGCGCGCGCGGCGTGGCCTATGGCGACCCGGTGATCGCGCATGGCGGCGGCATGGAGCTGCGCTTCATGCCCAGCAATGCCGATGTCCAGGAAGGCGACCTGCTCACCACCAGCGGCGTTGACGGGTTGTACCCGCCGGGCCTGCCCGTGGCGCGCGTCGTGCGCGTGGAGCGCCGCGCCGATTCCGCGTTTGCCCGCATCTACTGTGCGCCGCTCGCGCAGGCGCAAGGGGCGCGGCACGTGATGGTGCTGCAGCCGCTGGACCCCGGCCTGCCCGAGCGCCCGCCCGCGGAAGCCGCACCCACCCGCAAGGGGAGCCGCCGATGA
- a CDS encoding rod shape-determining protein — MFGAFRRYFSTDLAIDLGTANTLIFARDKGIVLDEPSVVAIRHEGGPHGKKVIQAVGSEAKAMLGKVPGNIEAIRPMKDGVIADFVITEQMIKQFIKMVHPRTLLTPSPRIIICVPCGSTQVERRAIKDAAEAAGATAVYLIEEPMAAGIGAGLPVSEASGSMVVDIGGGTTEVGVISLGGMVYKGSVRVGGDKFDEAIISYIRRNYGMLIGEPTAEAIKKSIGSAFPGSEVREMEVKGRNLSEGVPRSFTISSNEVLEALTDPLNQIVSSVKNALEQTPPELGADIAERGMMLTGGGALLRDLDRLLAEETGLPVLVAEDPLTCVVRGCGIALERMDRQGSIFTSE, encoded by the coding sequence ATGTTCGGAGCTTTCCGTCGGTACTTCTCCACCGACCTTGCCATTGACCTTGGCACAGCCAACACCCTGATCTTCGCCCGCGACAAGGGCATCGTGCTCGACGAACCCTCCGTCGTCGCCATCCGCCACGAAGGCGGTCCCCACGGCAAGAAAGTCATCCAGGCCGTCGGCAGCGAAGCCAAGGCCATGCTCGGCAAGGTGCCGGGCAACATCGAAGCCATCCGTCCCATGAAGGACGGGGTGATCGCCGATTTCGTGATCACCGAGCAGATGATCAAGCAGTTCATCAAGATGGTGCATCCGCGCACCCTGCTCACGCCGAGCCCGCGCATCATCATCTGCGTGCCCTGCGGCTCCACCCAGGTGGAGCGCCGCGCCATCAAGGACGCGGCCGAGGCCGCCGGCGCCACCGCTGTCTATCTCATCGAAGAGCCCATGGCCGCCGGCATCGGCGCCGGGCTCCCCGTGTCCGAGGCCTCGGGCTCCATGGTGGTCGACATCGGCGGCGGCACGACGGAAGTCGGCGTGATCTCGCTGGGCGGCATGGTCTACAAGGGCAGCGTCCGCGTGGGCGGCGACAAGTTCGACGAAGCCATCATCAGCTACATCCGCCGCAACTACGGCATGCTGATCGGCGAACCCACGGCCGAGGCCATCAAGAAGAGCATCGGATCGGCATTCCCCGGATCCGAAGTGCGCGAGATGGAGGTCAAGGGCCGCAACCTGTCCGAGGGCGTGCCGCGCAGCTTCACCATCTCCAGCAACGAAGTACTGGAAGCCCTGACCGATCCGCTCAACCAGATCGTCTCCTCCGTCAAGAACGCGCTCGAGCAGACCCCGCCGGAACTGGGCGCCGACATCGCCGAACGCGGCATGATGCTGACGGGCGGCGGCGCATTGCTGCGAGACCTGGACCGCCTGCTGGCCGAAGAAACCGGCCTGCCCGTGCTGGTGGCCGAAGACCCGCTCACCTGCGTGGTGCGCGGCTGCGGCATCGCGCTGGAACGCATGGACCGCCAGGGCAGCATTTTCACGAGCGAATGA
- the gatC gene encoding Asp-tRNA(Asn)/Glu-tRNA(Gln) amidotransferase subunit GatC: protein MALTPQDIGRIAHLARLELSPEESERMLAQLNGFFGIVEKMRAVDTTGVHPLSHPVAAIQDIALRLREDAVGEPDRREANQRSAPAVEGGLFLVPKVIE from the coding sequence ATGGCACTGACACCCCAGGATATTGGCCGCATCGCCCATCTGGCGCGGCTCGAATTGAGCCCCGAAGAAAGTGAGCGCATGCTCGCGCAACTGAATGGTTTCTTCGGCATCGTCGAGAAGATGCGGGCTGTGGATACCACGGGCGTACACCCCCTCTCCCACCCCGTCGCGGCCATCCAGGACATCGCCCTGCGGCTGCGCGAGGACGCCGTGGGCGAGCCCGATCGGCGCGAGGCCAACCAGCGCAGCGCCCCGGCGGTGGAAGGGGGCCTGTTCCTGGTTCCCAAGGTGATCGAATAA